A region of the Lagopus muta isolate bLagMut1 chromosome 2, bLagMut1 primary, whole genome shotgun sequence genome:
ACAAACTTCAAGAACCAGTGTTTTACTGCACACACTTCAGTAAGGGCTAACAAATACAAGCACTCAGCAGGAGAAAGTCAAAGTCTGCAAGATTACTCAATTCACTTGAAAGATGCCTACGGTCAAACATTTTATTGCATTATCCCAAGAACTGATACTTAACAACAAATAGAAGTGCTAATCTACAAAACTCAGCTATTTTAGGTCAAGACTTGTTTCACTGAGCTCCACCATACAGGCAGTCTCTCTCTCTTGTTTATGAAAGTCTACTGGCCACTAGTTAAAGAATACTTAGCATAAACTGAATCCCAGGAACAGTAAAGTTAACAAATATGGGCAAGCACCTCCAggtcaaaaataaaaaagcaaatgaataaataaacagaaggaaaacaaacctgaCACTACTACGTGAAAGCTCCCACACTGATGGGATGAGATCACTGAACTGCAGCTTTAAAAGGAAGGATTTTCCTCTTCCCAACAAGTTAGCTCTCAGCAATAGAAAGTTAATGGCACAAGGGCTTGTTTGCTACACCGCAAGTTCAATTTTCCTTACTCCACTAAAAAAAGACCACAAACACTCTTTTACCCTCtgaacatttctatttttgtgataaaatattttaaaaggcttattcagcagggaaaaaaagaacctgctgctttttgcatgGGAAACACTTGAACCAAGATTgacaaacacagcagtgcttcgTGGGCTGCATGTATCAGACATCAAAGAAACCCTCCAAAACCTATgagaaagcaatgaaatgaCTGGAAGACATACCAAGTTCCAAGTATGATGGAACAAAGAGAATCAGCTTtgatatatacacatatatttttttttttccaggagacCTGACATATTGATGCAGTtttacaaatgcaaaattcatttgctattttctttctctcaaaaccAGGCTGGACACAACTTGCAGTACCCTTGAACTTCAAATGTGTGTCTGTGGAATTAATATATTCTTATCAGACAGGTACTTTTAAGAAGGTGTTTACGTTCTCACTGCTGACAAAAACACACTCAAAGATACACGTACCTCACAGCTGTTGAGATAAGATCTGATTTTACACTGGATTCTATGGAGTCAAATGTAACAGTGCAGAGAACCTGGAATAAGAAAACAAGGTAAACAGGTTTTTTCATactactaggaaaaaaatataaaaaaagaatgattacAGCAACAGATAGGATGGCATCACCTATCACTTTTCCCCACATCTCAAACATTCATGACTTGTAAAGATTGTACGATCTTACAAGTGATCACATctaaaaataccattttaataTTTCCTAGCTTGTCAGAAGCCAACAGTATGTTCTGTAAAACTGAAGTAGCTCACATAAGAATCAAAGGTTAAAATTGTGCAGACAATGGTTGGCCAAATAGCAACGCACAGACTTCCAGCACGCATTGTTTTTAGGAGGATATGCAGGACCCAACAATCAGGAAATCAGCAAATCTTTAGTCTTTGTAGCTACCCACATACCCAACAGTGAGGCACAACTGAatctttcaagaaaaacagatgtttaatACATAataggttggactggatgatcttgtaggtctttcccaaccttggtgcgattctgtaaataaataacagacctgatcatagaatcaccaaggttggtgagatcattcagtccaactgtccacctgcCAACAAGATAACCATGCTAAATCTTGataccacatctacacatttcttgaatatgCTCAGGGACAAgaactcaaccacctccctgggcagcctgtgtcaatgcctcactgctttttcagaagagaaatctttcctaatatccaaactgaatgctcttggccttcttggccactttGGCACTCTGCAGGCTCATGGTTAGCTCAGTATCAGCCAACACCCCCAGgggtccatttcttccacagtcTTCAAGCCACTCTGTTCCAAGCTTGTAGCATTGCCTGGAGCTGTTATGGCCaaagtgcagcacccagcacttggtcctACTAAATTCCATCCCACTGGCCTCCGCCCAGCAACTCAGCCAGTCCAGATCACTCTGTaggccttcctacccccaggcagatggACACTTCTTCCCAGTTTGGTGTCACCTGCCAGCttactgaaggtgcactcaatctcttcatccaggtcatcaataaagatacacaacaggacaggccccagcatCGACCCACGGGGAACATCACTTGTGATTAGACACCAGTTGGATGTAACTCCATTCTCCATCTATCTATGGGcttggccatccagccagttctttactcAGTTAAGAGTgcacctgtccaagccacaggctgccagcttctccagaatACTGCAGCAGACCGCATcgaaagctttgctgaagtctaggcaGACTCCAACAACAGCCTTTTCCTCAACCACCAAGCAGAGGTCACTCAATCATAGGAGATCAGGTTGGCCAAGCAGGACCTGCTATTCATGAACCCATGTTGGCTGGGCCTGATCTCCCAGTCATCCCACAAATATTGTGTTAGCTCATTCAAAACAATCTATTCCATAACCCTTCCAGGCACCGAGGTCagactgacaggcctgtagttctcCAGATCCTCCTTATGACCCTTTGTGTAGACCCTGAGTATAATCTTCAAATCTACCCATCTCATGCTTTtggaaaggaattaaaaaaaaccaaacagctcaTATCATCATACTAATGTAATTTTTGGTACTATTTCCCTTTTAATCCAGTTATATTAAAAAGATACATGAAGTTTCATTTAGAGGATTTCATTATAGACACAAGTTAACATTGCCCTACATATAAAAACCCCCAATTAAGCAGATGCTAGAAAAGTTAGTCACCCAAATGCTTTCCTAAATATGAACACTGTATTTCACACAAAAACCTTCTGTTTCAACAtctttttaacataaaaatattacCTGCGTTTGACCTCTCTGAAACAAGGCTGATCCATGAAGCATTTTAAACATGTTCACTTCACATTTAATATCTCTGAGGGAAGTCAAATCTCTCCCATCACACCTGAAGTGAGAAGCAGAAATTATAAGAACAGTGAAACATAgtcttaaatgaaaaaaaatgaaattcagaagtTACTATTCAGCATGGAGCTTGACATACTTACCTTCTGTATTCACTCAGAATAAGATTTCTAAAGATATCCTTTGAGACTGCATTGAAAGATTCCATGATTTCATATGGCTCAGCCTCTGGAAATTTTTCTaggcataaaaataaataagtaaataaaaaagaaaaagcaattgcaACTGAAACTAGAAAATCAATTACAGACAACTACTAAGATAACcctacaaaaaaacaaaaaacccaaaaaacctAACAAACCCTATACTATACTACATTTAAGCAGTGTCATTTAAGCTTTTCTAAATaccaggaaagcagaaaataatacctttcagctgctcctctgttTCAAGTCTTATTTTGTTAATTGCTTCATCTCTAGAGATCTAGAACACAGGATTTGCAATTAGTCAACTCtacacagcagaacaagggaaaTCTGGGCTGTTGTTGGGTTTCTTTTGAAGTTCAAAGTAAAAGTAACAGAATCTTTATGTAATTTCAGAGAGATTGACAAGTGCTGCTATAAATTAGTTCTGGTAGATAAAAACTTACAAGAcaatttattattactattcCGTACATtcaaaaggagaacaaaaactCAATCTTACTAGctttattatattaaaaataaatcacgtTGGAATTGTACTTACTTTATCATGGCTAAAATCTGTGAACACCGCATAGATCTTGTTAAAAGCAagtctgcaggaagaaaagaaagaatttatggTTTAAAGTACAACCACGTGTTTTCatgattgttttttaatttttggagATGGAACATTTTTATGAGAAGCATGAAAGCATCAAACTTCCATTTCCAAACACCACTAGCCCCAGCTGTCCATCTTACATGCTCTTGTTCCTGTCTCCTCCACAATAAAGCTCACAAAAGCCACACAACacgggttgtttttttttgtgtcacCACTTCACAAGAATGGCATACAGCTTGCACTGACTTCTCACGTCACTTTCTTGTTTTGCCCTGCTCACTAAgcatgaaagcagagctgaaagatGGGGTCCCTAAGTTTCACTCGAAAATGCTTCAAGAAATCCTGAAAGCTTAAAAGATGATTTTGTGGAACAACACTccactttttgctttttggtcACAGATGATTAAATAATCTTAAAGTATATATTTTTGAGCCAGCTAATAGACATCAGACCAAAACTGTTTGTTCCCAACTTACTTCTTGGCACATTCCACAATCTCTTCAGGAGcaacaaataatttctgaaCAGTTCTCTTGACAACACCACGTTCTTTCACCAGCTGTTGAATTCCTTGAATTATGTGCTGGGTTTGCTTCACCCCTACTTTGATAGCATGACAGAAATCTTGTTGCAATATATTCTCAGCAGTTGCTTCCAACATAACTAtcaatggaaaattaaaaattattaaaaacaaacaaacaacccacagAAATTCACTTAATCTATAATTTAACCAAGGAAATACACATTAGCCATCAATGGTGTAAATACAGTGGAAATTATTTTACCTTGAAGTTTCTTATCAATATTGTctaaagatatttttctgacCTCTGAAAATTCTATCTGTAACGAGgcatttacttcattttcaaacTGAACATTCAAGAGATATTAATAATTATCTACTTACCCACTTGGTTTTGTGGGGCTGCAGCAACAACTAAATTCAAAGCGCTAGAAGACATTTGTTTTCGAGTTGGGTTGATTACAGTTTCTCCATCAACCAGTCCTACCCTGACTGCACCTAGAAAAAAACTccagaaaattattattaaaataaaaacacatttttttaagGCATCATTTTACTTTGAGAACCgtacatttaaaaacaataatatttcaaaataaatcaaaataaattttgtctAGGAAAAAACCCAACGATTTGAAGTACTACAACTTTATTCACCATGAAGTGAATTTCACCACATTAAACAAAAGACAGCAACCTCTACATTCAAAGTTTTGTTAGAAGAAGCCAACTGTTGCCTAATTCTTCCATTATGCTCAGGCCACCCATGATTTCAAAATACGTACTTACCAACAGGACCATTCCATGGGATATCAGATAAAGCAAGAGCTGCAGAAGCTAGAATAAAAAGATAAAGATTCCTATTAGCACAAAGAGATTACATTAAAATCACGAGCAATATGTTGCTGACAGCACTCTTACCTCCATTAATTGCTAGAACATCAGGATCATTGACACCATCTACTGCTAAAAGATTACAAAGGATCTGGCATAAGataaaagacaataaataattttgacCTACACATCTGTATTAGCTATCATCACAAAGCtaaagacaaaacaacaaagcatttcacaaacTTATACAGCATTAGCTACAAAGGAAAGTCAGTTCAGGTGCTTAAGCCAGGAGGTTAATGCTGAAGAACCAGAACACTAATGCTAAAGCAACATCAGgtaacattattttttgtttcccttgctGTACTCAGTGTTTTTGAATTTGTCTCCGCACCTCTATAACAAAATTTGAGAACCAGCATGTAATTTAAAGacacaaaaatgagaaactaaaaagcagaattacagaatcagcCTGTTTTTCGAAGCGTAAGCCCAACCTTCATGCTAACATAATTGCTTTTCCTAAAGTAGTTTCTACATCACGTgtgattttcttccattctaAAGGCGAAGGACTGTGACTTACCTGTGTATCATAAAAGTAGCCTACTGGAAAGAGGGGTCTGATTGACCTATCTGCAAAAGAAACATCCAAATGTTCAGTTTTCAGTAGCCAGTGCCAGCTCATCTTCTCATAAACTCCACAAGAAGCTGACAAGATCATTTAAATGAACAACTCAAGCaaacaagaagaggaaaaaacccaGGAAGAAATGCAGTATGATATATAATCAATGCTAAAAATCCATCAGCactcagagaaaataaaaatatgagtGCATCCATCGCCATGAAACACGGGATAAAAACACTTTTAAGGAGTCTTCATGGTTTGTAATGGTTGTATGGTTATAATCTTATTACCAGAAATGTTTCTAATGAAGGGACATGAAAAAGATACAGACCTCAAGGTGAAACAACAAAAGCATGTTGGTTACTTCCAAGATGCCTAGAAGCTCTTAATTTTACCTGCAAACTCTTAGAACCCAGGCCTTACAGTTCTTCTCAACTCAAAAGTGCAGTCTTAAAATGCTGATGCATTTGACATCAGCTTTATGTAAATGTTGAACTTCAATTTTACccacaaaatcatttttatccATGGTAGAAATGACTTTTTCAGCAGAATCAAGAGGTACAGACTGAATGTTGGTGTCTCAGTTCTTTTGAGTTtaccttgtttgttttttcagtctttccaaaTAGATGTGCAACTGGAGAGGTGACCTCTCATTAGGATGAGAACTTAGGTACTATAATCTCAGAGGTGCCAACATGGAAGTTCAAGATCCAGATGCataaaaaaataagtgcaaaaaaagccccagctgacataattttttaaaattagccCTGCTAAACTTTACCATGagcaattttgcttttttcttttccctgatATTACTGCAGAAACAATCAACTTTGCAAGACACAGCTACAAATTACTGCCTCTTTTCAAACACACATGAtgtgatgaaatatttttaagtactgCCAATAAAATGAATGCATCCTACCTATTACTCTGCTTGTAAGAATTTCTTTATCAGTAGTACCAAGTTCTCTTCTTAGATAGTTTGTTGGaatccttcctgctgctgcagctttctgacGATAGTCAacctttcaaaaaacaaaagcaggatTCTTAAAGACATCAGACCACTAATTTCAGAGCTACAAAATCACTCAAGCTAGAAGGGATGCTCAGAGCAAAGTCAGTGCTGAATCAACTGCACCCTGAGTGATGAGTGTTAATTCCAGCTCACGGATACAAGCATCAAACAGGCAATGCCCCAGGATAGACCCCCTGAAAGACGTACTGTTAATCAGCCATAAGTTAGAACATGAATCCTTAACCCCTAATAGCCCTTCAAGAGTCACAATCCAAACAGCTTCCCCACACATCTAAACTATAACGTTTGAAGTCTGTTGTTGCAGCACGCATCCAAATCCACAAGGCTTTTGGTAGGTAGACAGCATCTATGGCTCATCATTAATCAATAGATGTAATAATTTGATTGTATTGTTTTATTCTGAAACCCAACTTTGTACTctgttttttgccttctttgcTCCCCTCGGTATCTTCAGCTTTTTGTTCAATGACTCGTGCAGCTAAAGGCTGCTAATGATCACTAGAAAACAACTTCTGGCATTAAAACTTACCACTAATGGCATGAACTGAGACGGAGAAGGTTTGGTTTTACTGACTGCTGTGACCATCACTGCTGTGTCACCTAGCTGGATCAAGGAAAAACATACTGTaaaatcaatggatatcaagatgttacaatcacaaaataaacaagagagttaagCGAAGTGGACtgtgataacaaaagagaataaatggaaggcttacccttatgctgggctcaccacaaaacaccagaaggagggatctccagaagagatccttccccactgggagccagctcttcaataggtctaggaggggtagagcctggctccacccttccggcagcacagatgaattgccttcacctgtgctcctctggctgactcatggctcacctcaggtcatcaatcagaggttcaggccatgactcagtagttcccatacacataCTGAGATTATCCACCAGATAGCATTTAAAGCCCCAAacttaatattaaaattatatttcaaaacattctCTATAGAAAAAACTCACATCATTCCACGGTTGCAGCAGCAGCCGTTCAGAAAGAAGGGCCTGCCCCCACCCTCCCCATAGGGCATATATTGCTCCTTCAGGCCCTTTGCTCCTCTGCACGCCCCCCATATCCCGCTAAGATGTGAAGTTTCCCTGGGGCCGTTTTTACCTGAACgacagcagctccatcagcaaaCCTGGCAAGTTTCCCTGAAGACAGTTCCATCTTCCTGTTGGAAAGAAAGAACCCCGTACTAACAACAACCGCAAATCCACGGCGCGTTCACCTGCGGCAACCATTCGGAACGATGTCCGTGCTGATACCTGAGGCCTCATGACGCACACAAAAGCCCAACGCCTCGCTCCAACGCGCCTTTGCCTCACAGCTCTTCCAGCCCACAGACCCGGCCCCGCGCAGCGGCCGCCGCGCTACCCCTCACCTGCCCCCGACGTCCACCGTCACGGCACAGCTGGGCCCGCGTTCCGCCGCCGCGCTGCGGGCGGACACCAGCCGCGTTCCGCTGCCAGGCAGCAGGAAGCGCCGCCATCGCGTCACGGCCCGACCACCGACTGCTCCGATGGACAGACCGCCAAGTGCGGCGCGCCGACAACTCGTGGCGGCGGCCATCGCGCCGAGGCTGGGCGGGCACCTCGGCGACAGTCGGCATCCTATTGGCTGCTGGAGGGGCTGGGGGCGGGCCGCCGCGCAGTAAGCTCGAAGCGGATTGGCTCTCCACCCGGCGGTTTCGTTTCGATTCCGCTGTGTGAGGGCAGCGCCGCGCCTCCTGGCGGAGT
Encoded here:
- the PNPT1 gene encoding polyribonucleotide nucleotidyltransferase 1, mitochondrial, with the protein product MAAATSCRRAALGGLSIGAVGGRAVTRWRRFLLPGSGTRLVSARSAAAERGPSCAVTVDVGGRKMELSSGKLARFADGAAVVQLGDTAVMVTAVSKTKPSPSQFMPLVVDYRQKAAAAGRIPTNYLRRELGTTDKEILTSRVIDRSIRPLFPVGYFYDTQILCNLLAVDGVNDPDVLAINGASAALALSDIPWNGPVGAVRVGLVDGETVINPTRKQMSSSALNLVVAAAPQNQVVMLEATAENILQQDFCHAIKVGVKQTQHIIQGIQQLVKERGVVKRTVQKLFVAPEEIVECAKKLAFNKIYAVFTDFSHDKISRDEAINKIRLETEEQLKEKFPEAEPYEIMESFNAVSKDIFRNLILSEYRRCDGRDLTSLRDIKCEVNMFKMLHGSALFQRGQTQVLCTVTFDSIESSVKSDLISTAVSGIKDKNFMLHYEFPPYATNEIGKVTGVNRRELGHGALAERALKPVIPQDFPFTIRVTSEVLESNGSSSMASACGGSLALMDAGVPVSSAVAGVAVGLVTKYDPEGGDLEDYRLLTDILGIEDYYGDMDFKMAGTSKGVTALQVDLKLPGIPIKIIMEAIQQATAAKREILQIMNETLAKPRPNRKESGPVVETIHVPLSKRLRFLGPGAYNLKKLQAKTGVTLSQLDEETYSMFAPTPSAMHEAREFIGELCKDDQEVNLEFGAIYTATITEIRDSGVMVKLYPNMTPVLLHNSQLDQRKIKHPSALGLEVGQEIQVKYFGRDPTDGRMRLSRKVLQSPATTVLKTLTDKNSIVLGGTAPESSSSSQ